GGGTGAACTCGCGGGTTGCGAAACGGAGGAAAGAACGGGTGCCTTTGCCTGCGCCATCGCCATCTACAATCGCCGTCTAGCCTGCGGACTCGTAGTCAGGGCTGATGTTACGGGGTACATTACAGACACTGAACGGGGGACGGGGGGATTCGGATACGATCCGCTGTTTTACGTACCGTCCGCTCGGCAGACATTCGCCGAATTGTCGCCTGAGGCGAAGAACCGATTGTCACATCGTGCAAAAGCAGTGCTTCGACTGATGGAGAGATGGAAGGGAGGAGAACGCAATGCGCCTCTGTGTGGTGAGTGACAGTCATCGTCATCGCCACGAGTTGCTTCGTGCTGTCAAGAATCTTCAGCCGCTTGACGCTATTTTACACGCCGGGGACGAAACTGCAGACGCTGTTTGGCTAATGGAACGTGTGGATTGGCCGGTTTATGGGGTTGCAGGAAACTGGGACACAGTCACGCCAGAGTTCCCGATGGAGCGCGTGCTTGACTTCGACCTTCGAATCCTATTGACACATGGGCATCGGCAGAGAGTGAAAGATGGGCTTGGGATGCTCCAACAGCGGGCGCAGGAAGTAGATGCAAAGGTGATTGTGTTTGGTCACACACACAAGG
The Alicyclobacillus curvatus genome window above contains:
- the rdgB gene encoding RdgB/HAM1 family non-canonical purine NTP pyrophosphatase, producing MQSLVIASKNAHKIEEFKSLLSPWNIDVHGLPESVPDSPENGSTFEANAMEKAVFYASFVDDWVLADDSGLCVDALGGRPGVHSARYSGVHGDDAANRQKLLGELAGCETEERTGAFACAIAIYNRRLACGLVVRADVTGYITDTERGTGGFGYDPLFYVPSARQTFAELSPEAKNRLSHRAKAVLRLMERWKGGERNAPLCGE
- a CDS encoding metallophosphoesterase translates to MRLCVVSDSHRHRHELLRAVKNLQPLDAILHAGDETADAVWLMERVDWPVYGVAGNWDTVTPEFPMERVLDFDLRILLTHGHRQRVKDGLGMLQQRAQEVDAKVIVFGHTHKAYVTVENGRMYLNPGSLASPRGRRERTCALLDIAADGKTGTIQVCASHLTVQGDIVQLVRHGV